In the genome of bacterium, the window TCGTTGAGGGCTTGAATATGATGAAACGTCATAAACGTGCACGAAACTCACAAGATTCTTCTAGCGTTGTCGTGAAAGAAGGTTCAATCGCACTTTCAAATGTAATGTTTTACAGCGAGAGTTTGAAACGTCCAGTGCGTTTATGCAGTCGCGTTCTTAACGACGGCAAAAAAGTTCGTGGCTATGTGAATCCAACAACTAAGAAATTTGAGCAAATTTAGGCTGAGAAGGAATATTATAAATCGAGAATTATATGGCACGCTTAACAGATAAATATAAAACTGAAGTAATTCCAGCGTTAAAAAAACGTTTTGGATACTCAAACGTTCATCAAATTCCTAAGCTTGAGAAGGTTGTGTTGAGTATGGGAGTTGGTGAAGCAGTGCAAAACCAAAAACTAATCGACAGTGCAGTAGCTGACTTAACAGCGATTACTGGTCAAAAAGCTGTGATTAAGCGTTCAAAGAAATCAATTGCAAATTTTAAGCTTCGTGCTGGTTTACCAATTGGGACTGCTGTGACTTTGCGCAAAGAACGCATGTATGAATTTCTCGATCGTTTTATCTCTACGGCATTGCCGCGAGTGCGCGATTTTAAAGGCATTCCTGCAAATTCTTTCGATGGACATGGTAATTACTCGATGGGCTTAACCGAGCAGCTTGTATTTCCGGAAATCGATACTGAGAAAACTACGATTCGTGGATTGAATATTACAGTTGTAACAACTGCAAAGAATAATGAAGAAGGGAAGGCGTTGCTAGAGGAGCTAGGGTTTCCTTTCAGGAAGTAAGCTGAACCAGGAGCTTTGACTGTAGCGAGTTTGAGGATAAATTATGACAACTGATCCGATTGGCACATTAATTACGCATATTCGTAACGCGCAAAATGCCGGGCATATTACAACAAGCTGTCCACATTCGCAGTTACGCGAGCAAGTATTAAACGTGCTTAGAGACGAAGGCTTTATTGATAGCTATGAAGTTTACGATAGCGGCCGCAATAAAAAGCAATTAAAAATTGGTCTTAAGTATGAACGCGCCGGGTTGCCGGTGATTAAAAATATTGCGCGAATCAGTCGCCCCGGAAAACGTATGTATGTTCCGACCGACGAAATTCCTCGCTCTCACAGTGGATATGGAGTGGTCATTCTCTCTACGTCCCAAGGTATTATGTCAGACCATCAGGCGCGCAAGCGTGGCATTGGTGGCGAAGTATTGTGTTCTGTATTCTAAGTTAGGAGATTCGTGTCATGTCACGAGTAGGAAAACAACCGATTGTATTGCCGCAAGGCGTAAAAGCTACCATTGCTGGCCAACTACTGAAAGTTGAGGGACCCAAGGGCAAGCTGGAGCGTACTGTGCGCCCTGAAATTAAAGTCGAAATTAAGGACGGGCAAATCACATTTGCAAGATTTAACGACGTTAAGACCGTGCGTGCATTTCACGGTATGGAGCGTGCGTTAGTTAACAACATGGTCAAAGGTGTCTCCGAAGGATTTTCTAAAGAGCTTCAGTTGATCGGCGTCGGTTATCGAGCAGATCAGAAAGGGAATACCTTTAATTTCGCCCTAGGTTATTCGCACCCAGTAGATTTCCCATTGCCTGCAGGAATCAAGGGCAGTGTGATTAAGGATAATCGTGATACTTATGTAAAAGTTGAAGGCGCAGATCGTCAGCTTGTCGGTCAAATTGCCGCCCAAATTCGTAGCCTCCGAGCGCCAGAAGTCTATAAGGGTAAGGGAATTCGCTATAAAGACGAAGTGATTAGCTTAAAAGCAGGTAAGGCAGGTAAGAAGTAAATCTAATTTAAGTTGAGGCCATATGTTAAAGAGTAAAGCCGGAGAGCGGCGTGCAAAAAGATTAATCCGACAAGAACGTGTGCGTAACGAAGTACGTGGCACTGATTCGCGTCCGCGTTTGTGTGTCTATCGTAGTTTGAAATACACATACGCCCAGATTATCTCTGACGAAACTAACCGCGTAGTCTGCACTGCATCGTCTAAAGACCTAACAACGAAATCCAAAGGCTCAGTTGAAGCGGCAAAAGCTGTTGGGCAAAAGATTGCTGAAGTTGCAAAAAAATCTGGCGTTGAAAACGTTGTTTTTGACCGCAATGGATTCTCCTATCACGGGCGAGTCAAAGCGGTTGCTGATGCAGCACGTGAAGCTGGACTGCAGTTTTAAAGGAAATAATTCTCAAATATTGAGTTAAGGAAATACTTATGGGTGCAAATTACGAATGTCCTTCATATAAGCGCGTAGCGCCACAAGAGTGCGGAGAGCTTTCTGAAAAAGTAGTCTCTCTAAATCGCGTAGCTAAGGTAGTAAAGGGTGGACGCCGCTTTAGTTTTAGTGCGCTGGTAGTTGTCGGTGATGCCCACGGGCACGTCGGCTATGGATTAGGCAAGGCCAATGAAGTGCCTGATGCAATCCGCAAGGCCACAGAAGCTGCTAAGAAAAAATTAGTGCAGATTCCACTTGTTGGCCGCACCATCCCATTTGAAGTTGTAGGTTCTTATGGATCTGCAAGAGTTTTTATGAAGCCAGCTTCAAACGGAACAGGTGTAATTGCTGGTAGTGCAGTGCGTAGCATGCTTGAGCGTGTCGGGGTTCATGACATTCTTACTAAATGCTTTGGGTCGCGTAACCCTCACAATTTGCTGGCTGCTACAATCAATGGCTTGTTGCAATTAGAAGCACCAGAAGAAATCGCTCAACGCCGCACCAAGCAGTTGTCAGATTTACACGGAAAACGTTTTAAACAAGTAACGGAAGTTCGCGCTTAGTCGCTAGTTAGGAAAAGCTATGGCAAGTCAAAAACTCAAGGTCACACAAACTCGAAGTCACATTGGCCACAAACCAGAGCAGCTTAAGACCTTAACTGCACTTGGGCTTGGCCGGATTGGTAAGACTAAAGTGCTTACTGAAAATGCGTCTGTGCTAGGAATGCTAAAAGCAGTGTCGCATTTAGTTGATATTGAGAAAGCAAAATAACGAACTTATAACGTAGGACTTTTATGGCAAGTTTAAATTTATCTCAGTTAGCTCCGAACGCAGGTGCGCGTAAGAAACGCCGTCGTCTAGGAATTGGAGAAGGCAGCGGTCACGGTAAAACTTCAAGCCGTGGACAAAAAGGACAAGGCTCGCGCTCAGGCAGTGGAGTTCCACGTGGTTTCGAAGGTGGACAAATGCCCTTGCACCGTCGCTTACCAAAAGTTGGATTTACTTCTCAAAAGAAAATACGTGGCGAAAATTTATTCACACCGGTAGCGCTTAAGAAATTAGTTGAACTGTCTGCTGGCGTAGCTGAGATTTCCCTAGAAACTCTCTATCAATCAGGATTAGTTGGCTCGCGCACAAGTAAAATCAAAATTCTTGGTGGTTTCGAAATCGGCCGTAAAATTTCAGTCGAGGCGCATGCTTTTTCTGAGTCAGCTCGCAGAGCAATTGAAGCGACTGGCGGAGAGGCGCGCGTTAAGTAGAGCCTACAAAGTAGGGCTGATTTGCCTCAGTCTGCTGTTGCCATATCAATATTACCGAACAAGATTATTTCTGGTGAGGTTTTTAAGGGAGATTCAATAAAATGATGTCTGGGTTTGGTGATGCAACAAAAATCCCTGAATTAAGAAAACGTATATTCTTCACGCTCTTAATGCTTGTTGTGTATCGCCTAGCAGTTTTCGTTCCTACTCCAGGAATCGATGTCGATAAACTTAAATCTATGTTTGAACGTGCAGCAGGCACGCTTTTTGGTATCGCCAACATGTTCTCGGGTGGTGCCTTGGAAAATTTTTCCGTGCTTGCTTTGGGGATTATGCCCTACATCAGCATGTCAATTATTATTCAACTACTGACCACAAGCATTCCTCACTTGGAGGCGCTCTCAAAGGAGGGCGAGCAAGGCCGTAGAATTATTACTCGTTATACCCGTATCGGAACTGTTTTTCTGGCACTGTTTCAAAGTTTTGTAATTGCGCGAGGCTTGGAAAGCCAAGGCGTAGTGGCTGATCCAGGTTGGGGCTTTAGGCTTTTGACGATGATTACGCTCACA includes:
- the rplX gene encoding 50S ribosomal protein L24, encoding MKRGSGELKPRAQQLTALKKGDMVMVIAGGNSKTKKLLKGERGKILRILPKNQRVIVEGLNMMKRHKRARNSQDSSSVVVKEGSIALSNVMFYSESLKRPVRLCSRVLNDGKKVRGYVNPTTKKFEQI
- the rplE gene encoding 50S ribosomal protein L5, encoding MARLTDKYKTEVIPALKKRFGYSNVHQIPKLEKVVLSMGVGEAVQNQKLIDSAVADLTAITGQKAVIKRSKKSIANFKLRAGLPIGTAVTLRKERMYEFLDRFISTALPRVRDFKGIPANSFDGHGNYSMGLTEQLVFPEIDTEKTTIRGLNITVVTTAKNNEEGKALLEELGFPFRK
- the rpsH gene encoding 30S ribosomal protein S8 gives rise to the protein MMTTDPIGTLITHIRNAQNAGHITTSCPHSQLREQVLNVLRDEGFIDSYEVYDSGRNKKQLKIGLKYERAGLPVIKNIARISRPGKRMYVPTDEIPRSHSGYGVVILSTSQGIMSDHQARKRGIGGEVLCSVF
- the rplF gene encoding 50S ribosomal protein L6, whose amino-acid sequence is MSRVGKQPIVLPQGVKATIAGQLLKVEGPKGKLERTVRPEIKVEIKDGQITFARFNDVKTVRAFHGMERALVNNMVKGVSEGFSKELQLIGVGYRADQKGNTFNFALGYSHPVDFPLPAGIKGSVIKDNRDTYVKVEGADRQLVGQIAAQIRSLRAPEVYKGKGIRYKDEVISLKAGKAGKK
- a CDS encoding 50S ribosomal protein L18, giving the protein MLKSKAGERRAKRLIRQERVRNEVRGTDSRPRLCVYRSLKYTYAQIISDETNRVVCTASSKDLTTKSKGSVEAAKAVGQKIAEVAKKSGVENVVFDRNGFSYHGRVKAVADAAREAGLQF
- the rpsE gene encoding 30S ribosomal protein S5 translates to MGANYECPSYKRVAPQECGELSEKVVSLNRVAKVVKGGRRFSFSALVVVGDAHGHVGYGLGKANEVPDAIRKATEAAKKKLVQIPLVGRTIPFEVVGSYGSARVFMKPASNGTGVIAGSAVRSMLERVGVHDILTKCFGSRNPHNLLAATINGLLQLEAPEEIAQRRTKQLSDLHGKRFKQVTEVRA
- the rpmD gene encoding 50S ribosomal protein L30 → MASQKLKVTQTRSHIGHKPEQLKTLTALGLGRIGKTKVLTENASVLGMLKAVSHLVDIEKAK
- the rplO gene encoding 50S ribosomal protein L15 produces the protein MASLNLSQLAPNAGARKKRRRLGIGEGSGHGKTSSRGQKGQGSRSGSGVPRGFEGGQMPLHRRLPKVGFTSQKKIRGENLFTPVALKKLVELSAGVAEISLETLYQSGLVGSRTSKIKILGGFEIGRKISVEAHAFSESARRAIEATGGEARVK